The DNA segment ATGAATTATTTCATAATTTTAATTATATAAGTTTATGATTTGTATCTATATAATAGGTTGTCTCTAGTTATAATTAATAATATAGTTTCAAGTTTGCATTAAATTAACCATGCATTAATTAACTAGTCATATTTTTTTGTTATAATTTGCCATATATTTGCTTAGTAGGTCGCTATTTCATAGGTTGGGTTGCGTTTATAATGACGTTAGAAGAATTTTTATCAGGTGTACGTGAGTTTACAGGGTGGGTTGCAGAAAATGACCCTGAATTAAACTATATCGTATTTACAGGTGTTGGCTTAACCACTGATGGAACAGTTCCTAATCACTTATTAAATACGCATGCAAATATTTCTCAAGGCACATTAAACGGTATCGCTGCAGGATGGAATTATGCTGATGCTGCTTGCTCTATTATTACTGTAGGTGAATTATTATTACAAAATTATTTTGATGAGGTAAATGATAAAAATCGCATTGAAAATTATGCAAAAGCTGCGGTTTTAACTGCATCAGTGACAACTCTAATTGCAATGACTGCTGCAGGAATGGGTGCTTGGGGCTTTGCTATAGCAACGATTTGTGATTTTGGCATTGCTTCTTGGGATTTTTATCGTAGTGCTAGAAAGTATTGGGATTTTGATTATTGGTTGGAAGAACAGCTTTATGAATTAGATTATTTAAGCCGAAAAATCAGTGAACCAGATGTCGGTGATAAATTAAGTTATTTTCAAGCTAGAAAAACTCATATAATTAAGAATATCAAAGCTTATTCTACTTATCATTATCATCAAAAATTAATAAAGTCTGATGTAGAGGATAAAAGCAAGGAGGCTAGAGAGTTTGAAGCAAATTTTAATGAAAGTTTTAATAAAATATGTGCAAGCTATAACTTTACTCATATCAAGCGGAGTGATAAAGCTGAAATCTTAACTCATGTTTCATCGAAATATATTCAGATACCAAGAAATTCAGATAAGTTTAGAGCTAAGCAAATTAAAGAAAATCTAAAAAAAGATACTCAGGATAAAGGCATTAAACTTGCTTTAAAAACAGCAAGTATGGTTGGTATGATATTATTAGCTGTTGCTGCCTCTTGCCACCCAGTAGGGTTGGCAATAACAGCCGGTGTTGCTGCTGGGTATTTACTTTATTCATTTGGTTTTCCAGCAGCAAAAAAATTATGGAATCATTGTTGTAAAGCTCCTGAAAAAACATTATCAAAGTTTCAGTTACAAACTGATGAATTGTTGAGAGTTGAAGATAAAATTATTTCAAATAATCTTGATGATGATAAAATTGATCTTTTTGATTTGTTAAATAATAATGGTTTGTTTTATTCAAACAAAAATGCAACAAATATTGATGATAAATTTAGTTCTTATGCTAGAAGAGTTCTTGCAAGTATAGATAATGAAGAAGCTAATGATTTTCTTGACTTTTTTTATGATCAAGTAGATGAACAGCATCAGGAAGAATTATTACCCGTATTACTAGATGATTTTATAATATATAAGGATATTGGCAGGATTAGTCAATTAAATAAGTCTTATGATAATTTAATTAAAGGTCAAGCAACTAATGATCATAAATATTCTAAAGTAAATGGTTATCTTGAAGATACAATTACTGAAAGTATTGCTAAATATGCAAAAAGATTGAGACAAGATGAAACATTACCAGTTAAAATTCAGCTTGATAAGTTTAAAAAATTCAATGACTTATTAATAAAAAGAGAAACAGATATGATGGGGTTTTATTTAAATCGAAAAAATAAAATTGGTAGATTAGAGCTTGAAATTGATGTCAATGAGTTTATTTCATTTGTTGAGCATGGTCTAAATTACAAACATACACCAGCTAAGTTATTTTATAGTGAAAGTAGCTATCAGAGAGATGATATTGATAGCTTAACAATGGTTGGCTGATTTAATTATAACTGTAGTTTTTTAAGATTTAATTTATAATAAAACCATGACTTAAAAATGGAATTATATTTAATAATGCTTAGCGTATTTAGCACTACTTTTGTTTTATTCTTTACTATATTTCTTGGGATGATTTTAGGAAAAACGCGTATTTTTGATACAGGTTCAGATAAAGTACTAATTCATTTTGTTTTCTATATTGCACTTCCAATGCAATTATTTTTAAGTTGTTATAAAAGTAGTTTGGAATTATTTAATCCAGGTTATATAGCTTCTTATTTTATTTCTATGATTATCATAATTGTAATTACCTGTTTTATTAGTATAAAGTTTTTAAAAACTTCATTTGCTGCTTCTGCATTAAATACGATGTCAGTAACACAAATAGATGGTGCATATTTTACAATTCCTCTTTTTATGTTGGTATTTTCTTCAGCAGCTTTTGCAATCCCTTTAATGGCAATTCAGAATGTTATATTTTTTACATTTACTGTTTTAATAATAGAGTTGACAAGTCAAAACAATAAATTAGCTAGTAATACTAAATTTAATAGCTATACATTTATCTTAAAGCGCATCATTAAAGTAATTACAACAAACCCTATTATTGTATCTTCTATTTTAGGGTTTGTTCTTGGAGCAACAAAAGTTCCTTTGGAAAAGCATTTAATTGATGTACTTGGATTCTTGGGAAGAACTTCAGCACCTGTTGCACTTTTTTCATTGGGGTTATCATGTTCATTTAGCTTTGCACATATAAGAAATTTTGATGAGAGTATAATAGTCATAGTTCTATCTATTATGAAATTGATATTATTTCCAATAGTTGCTGTAATTATTGGTCTTTTATTTGGCTTAGATCATCAATTACTGCTTGCTTTAGCTTTATTAACAGCAAGCCCTACCGCAACGCATAACTATATTATTGCTAATCAATATAATTTAAAAGCTGAAATTCAAACATTTGTTGTTGTATTAACAACTATTCTAAGCTTTATTACAATCAATATTTGGCTGTTTTTACTGCAGTAATTGTTTATAGCTATTTATATATTATTACTTGTTATGATATAATATATTAAAATGTTTTTTAATCAAAATATAAAATAGTTGATTATGTATTAATAATCATGGGGGGTGGCATGTCATTTTTAGATGATTCCTGGAGTTATTTAGTTGAAGTATCAGCTAAAGTTCCTGATTTAGACTATATAGTTGGTACGGCTGTATCAACGACAGCTAAAAATAATGGTTTATTTCGCACATCAACACATATTGGTTCTCAGACTGTAACAAAAGTAGGTAATGGTTGGAATTATTTAGATTCAGCTGTTTTGCCATTTTTGATTGGATATTTATATTATCAAAATGAAACGGATCAAGTTAATGACAAAGTAAGGCAAGAAAACAAAGCTAAAATGGCACTTTTATCATTATCGTTTGTAACTTCTATTGCATTAACAGCGACAGGGTTTGGCTCTATTGGATTTGCAATTGGTACAGGCTTAGACTTTTTATCTGCAAGTTATGATTTTTATGATAGTGCTAGAAAATACAGGGATTATGAATATTGGTTAGAGTGTGAGTTATTTAAGTTAGATCATATCAACAGACATATAGATAAACTAAATCAGATAGATAGAGATCTTGAAGATAAAGAAAAATCTCTTTTAGATCAATTAAACAAACTGATTGAGCAGAAAATTAATATATTATCTGATATAAAAAATAATACGATTAGCCATTATCACAATAACTTTCAATCTAAATATATGGGTGCTGTAATATTACATGATGTATCATATAAAGATGATTTTGATCAAACATTAAAAAAGATAATCAATAAAAATAATTTTGAAACAATTGAATCTAATAATGATATTGGCACTTATATAACAAGCAATCAATTATCATTTAATCATGACAGTAAAGATTCTGAAGGAATCAAACAAGCAGAACAAAATACTCAAAAAATTAAATCATCTCTAAAAGCAGACTTAAATGATAAGGGTGTTATGTTGGTATTAAAAACAGCTAGTATGGTGGCAATGACTTTATTAGCTGTTGGTACAATATCTGCTGTTGCTGCAGTACATGCAAACCCCATTGGTTTGGCGATTAGTTTATCTGTTGCAGCTGGTTATCTAGTTTATAGTTTTGGTTTGCCCGCAGCAAAAAAATTGTGGAATAGCTATTGTGATAAACAAGAATCAAGCAATCAGCAAAATAAGGCTGAAGCACCAACATTTTTCGATAAAGTGCTAAATTTTTTGCCAAAAACAAAAGAAGAAAAAATAGTGCTTTCAACTTAACTTTAAGAGGCCATAGTGGACGTTACCAGATACTTTATTTTTAACTAGCTGCCAATGATCACTGTCTAAAATTAATTTAAGCTCATTTTGAGCATCTATTTCAAAGTAGACTAATCCATTGGGCTTGAGTAGTTTATTTTCAATAATAATGGCTAATAGTTTAGCCAATAAATCTTGTGAAAATGGTGGGTCAAGAAAAATAATATCGTAATTATTATCAAGTTTAGCTAAAAGCTTTAAAGCATCACCAGATAAGCAAGTTGTATTTTGGGCATTTAGTAATTTTAAATTTTTTTTAAGCTGTAAATATGCCCGATGAGATTTCTCTATAAAAGTACAAGCATTTGCACTACGAGATAGTGCCTCAATGCCAAGCGCACCGCTACCAGCAAATACATCTAGGCAATTGTTTCCAATAATATCTTGCTGTAGCCAATTAAATAGAGTTTCTCGAATCCGATCAGCAGTTGGACGTAGGTGTTGAACATTACTTGGGAAGTTAAGTTTACGGCTACGCCATTGACCACCAATAATACGTAGTATTTGATTTTTCATCGTATTAATTAAGCTTTATCTGTATGCTTGGGAATATTACCAACTGTAACGGTTATCATATGATCTAAGTTAATAATCTCATCAAATGTATCTTTGACTTGAGATTGATTTAATGAGTTAACTTTATCTATATATGTATTAAGATAATTAAGTGGTAAATTATAAAATCCAATCACACTTAATAGGCTTAATTTGCTGCGATTGGTTGCTACAGATAATGGAAAGCTACCAATCAAATAGCGTTTTGCTAAAGTTAATTGTTCTTCTGTTGGGCCTTGTTTATTAAAGTTAGCAAGTACTTGATTGATTGTTTCGATACTTTCATATGCTTTGTCATTACGCGTTTTCGCCTCGATTAAAAATACGCCTTTAACTTTCATTGTTCGAATAGCACTGTGAACACCATAGGCTAAACCTTTATCTTTTCTTACATTTTGAAATAATAGTGAAGTCATGCCATCACCACCGAGTATTTGATTGGCAACCATTAAAGCAAAAAATTCGTCACTGCCTTTTTTGATACTTAAGGTTCCTTTTAAAATGGTCGTTTGATTGGATGGGAAAGGAATATGAATGGATTCTGACTTAGTTAAGGCTTTAGGTTCTGCAATTGCTGGTGCTTGTTCACCTTTAGGCATGCCTTCAATAATTTCATTTGAGATATCTCGAGCAGTTTTTTCGTCAATGTCACCAATGATCGCAATAGATGCATTACTTGCAACATAATACTTATGGTAGAAATTAATAGCATCTTTAAGTGAAATCTCTGTTACAGACTCACTAGTTCCATCAATTGGGTGGCCATAAGGATGCTCAGGATAAAGCGCTTTGATTAAAGCTTTATAAGCAACTTCATCAGGGTATTGCTCTTCTATAGCAATTGATGTTAAATGTTGTTTTTTAGCCCGTTCAAATTGTGACTCAGGAAATGTTGGTGTAGTTAGAATTTTTTTGAACAAGTCAATTGAAGGTGTTAAATATTCTGGCATTGACATTGAGCGTAACGTAAATGTTGCAGCGTCTCGTGATGACTGTTCACTAAAATGTGCACCTTGTAGTGTTAATTGATTGATAAGTTCATCTTCATCCATACCTTTAACACCAGTTTCAAGTAAACTTGCAGTTAATGATGCAAGTCCATATTGTTTAGCATCATATGCAGAACCAGCTTGAAAGCTAATTTGAATATCAACAATTGGTACTTCATTACTTTGAATAAAATATACTTTAGCACCATTTTCTGTATGCCAACTATGTATATTAGGTTGGTGTGTTTGTTCAGTAATTTGAGATGATTTTGTTTCAGATGCGATTGCATTCATAGTTATGCTAACTCCAATAATAATCAGTAAATTTTTTAGAAGATACTTAAGTTTTAAAGACATAATTAAACCCTTAAGGTGACTCTGACTCTTTCTGTTTTAAGTACGTAACTACCATATTGTCTTCTGTTAAATATTTATTTGCAACTTGTTGTATTTGCTCAGGGGTTACTTCTAATAAGTATTTAAGGTAATTTTGAGCTTGGTTAGGATTTAAGCCAATAGAAGCAAATGATCCAAGTAAAAAAGCTTGTGAGTTTAAAGAGTCTATTGAATAGATTTTACTGGCTAATACATTTACTTTAACACGCTGTAATTCTGTGTCACTAATGCGGTCAGTTTTTAAAGTTTCTATTTGACTTAAGATTCCTTTTTCAAGTAATTCTAATGTAAAATTAGGTGTTGGTAATGCAAAAACAATTAATTGTGTTCCATTAAGCGCAAACGGTTCGTATTCTGAACTGACAGTTGTAGCAACTTCTTTTTTTCTAACTAAGTTGGTTTGTAGTCTTGATGAAGCATTACCACCTAAGATGGAATCTAATACCATAAGTGCATACGGCTCCCAGTCATGTTCAGCAGTTTTTATACTTGGGGTATTATAGCCAATGATAATAGTAGGTACTTCAACTTTAGGGCGTTTGACCTCGATACGCTGAATACCAGATGCAGGCTGTACATAATGTGTTTTTGTCTCAGGTAAAGTAGATTTTGGGATATCATTGAAATAATATTTTGCATCTTTATAGACACTTTCAGGGTCAACATCACCAATAACAACTAAAGTAGCATTGTTAGGTGCATACCATTGTTTGTACCAATTATTTAAATCATTTAATTGATATTGTTCAATATCACCTCTCCAGCCAATAATTGGATGGTGTCTTGGGTTTGATAAATTAGCTGCAGCCATATGACGTTCAAATGCATAACCAATTGGATTATCTTCAGTACGCATGTTTCTTTCTTCTAAAACAACTTGTTTTTCGTTATTAAACAATTGTTGATCGAGTTGTAACTGATGCATGCGATCTGATTCAATTTTAAAACTTAGTTTTAAATTATCTTTGCCCCAGTATTGATAATATGCAGTGTAGTCATAGGATGTAAATGCATTTTGTTGACCACCATTTTCTTCAACTAGTTTATCAATATCACCTGGTTTGAATGTTGCAGTACCTTTAAACATCATGTGTTCAAGCATATGAGAGATGCCTGTAATACCATTTGGCTCATAAGTAGAGCCAACACGATACCATATTTGTGATAACACTACTGGTGCTCTATGATCTGGTTTAACAATAATTTTCAGTCCATTATCTAAGGTGTATTCATAGACTGGATTACCTTCTGGAAGCGTAATTTCTTTTGCTGAGTCAGCATATGATGACGTCATTGACAGTAAGCTTAAAGTTAATGCAGAAGACAGTGTAGTTTTAAAAGTCATTGAAGTGATTACTCCTTTAGTAAAAAATGTTTTAAGTTTATTCTCTCATTTTTATAAATAAAAAGATAAGTACGATTATAAAAATAACACTTGGTGATGCAGCACCAATTAATGCAGGTAAGTTATAAACTTCAGAAAATGGTCCAAAGAATTGATTAATAATAAAAAAGACAAATCCTAAAAATAAACCGGCTAATATTTTTAAACCCATTGCTGAAGAACGCATAGGGCCAAATACAAATGGAACAGCCATTAACATTAAAATAATCACTGAAATAGGTTGAAATATTTTTTGCCAGAATTGTAATTCAAGTAAGTTAGTATCTTCTAAATTTTGTTTTTTAAACGAAATATATTCCCATAAAGCTATCAAATTTAAATAATCTGGATTAACACCAATCACATTAACAAGTTTGGGTGGAATTAAATTTTTCCATATTGCTTTATTTTGTTTGGTTGTTTTAACTTGATCAAAGGATAAGTCCGTTGTTGTTATATTATTAACTTTCCAACTACTTTTTTCAAACTCAGCATTATCAGCAAGTGTTATTGATTTTACTTGACTATTTTGGATGTTATAACGGGTTATGTTAATTAGTTCATGTTGTGCAAAAGAGCCATTTACATGAATAAAATCATTACCACTTTTAAACCATAATGACTGGTTTCCTGAAAGGGCAGCACTACTATCACCTGATGCTAATGCTTTATAAATATCAGCTTCTTTATTGTATTTAGGGCCGAACCATGCGCCAAGTAATAAGCAAAAAAGCATTAATAATACACTAGCAACAATAACCCCTTTTGATATTTGAAAAATAGATAAACCTGAAGCACGCATAACAATTAATTCACTATTATTTGCAAGTATGCCTAACCCCATCAATGAGCCTAATAAACAACCCATTGGTAAAATTAAATAAAGGTTATAAGGTATTTCATAGATAACATAAATAAATGCGCTCAGTGTTGTGTAATTACCGGTACCAACATCACCCATTTGAGCAATAAAAGTAAAAATAATAAATATAGCAATAATACTTAAAGTAACGATAGTAGTTGTCATCAAAACTGTTTTAGCAACATAACGTGTTAATCTCAGCATTTTAATGTCCTATCATCTTTTTCTTTGCAGTTGGTGACGTATAGTTAAATATAGGGCCATTAAGCTTTAAAATAGCAAGTAAAGCAATTAGAGCAAATACAAGGTGCACCCACCATAAACCTATCCAGGGAGGAATGAGGCCACTATCTAACCAAGACTTAGCAATTGATAATAAATTAAAATAAGCAACAAAGACAATCACAGCAGGCAAAATACGACCATATCGACCTTGCCTTGGGTTAACTTTACATAACGCAACGGCAATCATAGTCGTTACAAAAAGTGCAATTGGAAAACTAAATCGCCATTGAAACTCAGAAGCTGCTTCAAGCGAATGATCTTTCATTAAATTTGTAAAGGACATACTTTCATAGGATTGGTATCGTGAAGTATTTTCAGCCCCTGTATTTATAAACTGGGATGCTGTTTTAAATTTTGCTTGCTGGTAATTATCTTTTCCAGGGGTGCCTTGATAAAAATAACCATTTTCAAGTACAACATATTTGTTGCCTTTTTCATCAGTTTTTTGATAACCAGATGGTGCAATAATTGTAACTGCTTTTTGAGGGCTTGATTGTTTGTCATTTTGTTGGTGAATAAATACGTTATGTAGTGTGTTATCATTTGTATTAATTTTTTCAATATAAATAACCTGTTTACCATCATTAAATGTCATAATTTTTCCAGGCTGTAAAAAATTAAGTACATTTTCACTACTAACCGTGTTTTGTACTGAGTTTTTAAAGCTTAGCATATAAGGTATTAACGACAAACTAAGATAGCATTCAATCACAAACAGAAAAATAACAGGGAAAAATGTAATTGCAAGTAACTTAAGCCAGCTCATACCACAGGCAAATGCAACTGTTAATTCATTATTGCTGAATAAGCGACCATAGACTAAAAGAATAGAAAAGAAGTAGCTAACAGGCAGTAAATATGCGATATATTTGGGTAACATAATACCTAAAAGTTGAACAACTGCAGAACCAGTTAATCCACCACTAGCAGCAATGTTTAAATAACGAATAAACATATTACTGATAACAAGTACCAATAAAATTGTAACAACCGCTAGCATTGCATGAACAACTTCACGATTTAAATATCTTAAAATTTGCAAATTGCTTTACTCCGATAAGCTATCATTTCTTTCCCTTGCTTATCATAATTGAAACTTAGATCATAGCCAAATAAATTGCAAAAAAAATGCTTATTTACTTGAAAAAAATAATAAACGCTGCAAAATTGATCTTAATTCAAAATATCATATAACATACGATGAGGTGAATAATGGAGTATGTTGTTAAAAGTGGCAACCCTGAAAAACAAAGAACTGCGGCATTGGTTTTAGGTGTTTTTGAGGGGAGAAAACTTTCACATGATGGTGAATCAGTAGATAAAGCATCTAATGGGACGTTAAGTAAAATTTTACGTCGTGGTGATATTGAAGGTGGTATTGGCCAAACTTTGATGTTATTTAATATTGAGGGAACTTTAGCAGATCGAGTTCTTTTAATTGGATGTGGAAAAGAAAAGGATTTAGATAGCAATCAGTATCGTCAAATTATAAAAAAAATGGTATCAACCTTAAATGAGACAGGCTCAATGGATGCTGTTTGTTATTTAACACAGTTAAGTGTTAAAGGTGCTGATAATGGTTTTAGAGTTCGTCATGCTATTGAAGCAACGATTGAAACACTTTATAGCTTTGATCAATTTAAATCAAAAAAGAAAGAAGTTAGAAGACCTTTACGTAAATTAACGCTAACAGTGCCTTCAAGAGCAGATCTTGTGCATGCTGAAAAAGCTTTAATTGAAGGTAAAGCAATTGCAGAAGGGGTTTCTTTTACAAAAGACTTACAAAATATGCCACCAAATATTTGCTCTCCTAAATATTTAAGAGATCAAGCTAAGGCGCTTGCTAAGAATTATAAATCACTTGATTTTGAAGTATTAGATAAAAATCAAATGAAAGAAAAGAAAATGGGGGCGCTATTAGCAGTATCAGATGGTAGTGATTTTGATCCTTTTTTAATTTCTTTAAAGTATCAAGGTGCTAAATCAAATCAAAAGCCTGTTGTATTAGTAGGTAAAGGATTAACTTATGATACAGGAGGACTGTGTCTTAAGCCTTGGACAGGAATGCCGGCAATGAAAATGGACATGTCAGGTGGTGCAGCGGTAATGGGGATCATTAAAACGATTGCTGAATTACAACTACCGATTAATGTTGTAGGTGTTGTTGCTGCTGTTGAAAATTCTATTGATGGGAAATCTTTTAGACCAGGTGATGTCTTAACCAGTATGTCTGGACAAACCATTGAAGTGATTAATACTGATGCCGAAGGTCGCCTAGCATTATGTGATGCACTAACTTATTCTGAAAAATACGACCCAGATGTGATCATTGATATGGCAACGCTAACCGGTGCAATGATTGTTGCATTAGGTAATGATTTAACGGGTGTCTTTGGTAATCATAGTCCTTTAGTTAATGATTTATTAAATGCGGGTCGCCAAAGTGGAGATGTTGGTTGGCATATGCCACTTCATGAGCCTTATCAAGCACAGCTTAAAAGTGATATTGCGGATATGAAAAATTTAGGCTTAGGTGGTGCTGGTAGTACTGTGGCTGGTTTATTCTTAAAGCGTTTTGTCAAAAAATATCGTTGGGCGCATTTAGATATTGCTGGTTCTGCAATGGGTGACTTTAATAAAGCAACAGCGACAGGACGCCCAGTACCAATGATTATGCAATATCTTTTGAATCGTTTGAATGAGCGTGCTTAGCTAAGACATTTTTTAAAAGAATTAATTACTTTTTTATTTCCAAATATCTTAATTATTGATAGAATGCCACTGTAATTATTTAACAAGTAGAATAATTACAAGGTTGATCCCATGTTAAGAATAATCGAAAATGCTATTACATTTGATGATGTATTGTTAGTTCCTGCTTTTTCAAAAGTTTTACCCAATGAAGTTAAGTTAGCAAGTCGCTTAACAAGAAATCTCCATATTAATATTCCTTTAGCTTCATCTGCGATGGATACTGTTACAGAAGCACGCCTTGCTATTGCCATGGCACAAGAAGGGGGTGTTGGGATTATTCATAAAAGTATGTCAATAGAAGATCAAGCACATCATGTTCGTAAAGTAAAAAAATATGAAAGTGGTATGGTTAGAGATCCAATTACGGCAACACCAAAAACGAGTATTCGTAAATTATTAGAAATTACCCAAGAGCACCATTTTTCAGGTGTACCAGTTGTTGAAGGCAAACAATTAGTTGGTTTAGTAACTAGTCGTGATATGCGCTTTGCTGAAGATTTGAGCCAACCAATTTCAAGCATTATGACAACAAAAGAAAACTTAGTAACTGTAAAAGAAAATGCCTCAAGAGAAGAAGTTGAGCGTAAACTACATGAGTATCGTATTGAAAAAGTCTTGGTAGTGAATGACAATTTTGAGCTATTAGGATTAATTACAGTTCGTGATATTGAAAAAGCAATTGAAAAGCCATTAGCTTGTAAAGATAAAGATGGTAGACTACGCGTTGGTGCAGCAGTTGGTACCTCACATGATACAGAAGAGAGAGTGCATGCACTTGTTGATGCGGGTGTTGATGTTATTGTTGTAGATACAGCACATGGCCACTCTCAAGGTGTTATTGAACGGGTAAAATGGATTAAAGAGACTTATCCCGAAGTTGAAGTGATTGGTGGCAATATTGCCACAGCAGATGCTGCAAAGGCTTTAGTTGATGTTGGTGCTGATGCAGTTAAAGTTGGTATTGGTCCTGGTTCAATTTGTACAACACGAGTTGTTGCTGGTGTTGGAGTGCCACAATTAACAGCTATTTCTAATGTGGCTGAGGCATTAAAAGATACGGATGTACCTTTAATTGCAGATGGCGGTATTCGTTATTCTGGTGATATTTGTAAAGCAATTGCTGCTGGTGCTTCTTGTGTGATGATTGGAAGTTTATTTGCTGGAACAGAAGAGTCACCTGGTGAAGTTGAACTATATCAAGGGCGTTCTTATAAATCGTATCGTGGTATGGGTTCATTAGGTGCTATGTCAAAAGGCTCATCAGATCGTTATTTTCAAGATTCAGTTGATGCTAAAAAATTAGTACCTGAAGGTATTGAAGGTCGCGTACCTTATAAAGGAACATTAAATGCAGTGATTCATCAATTATTAGGTGGTTTACGTTCAGGTATGGGATATACTGGCTGTGATACAATTATTAGAATGAATCAAGAAGCGAAATTTGTGCAAATTTCATCTTCAAGTGTTAGCGAAAGTCATGTTCATAATGTGATGATTACAAAAGAGCCACCAAATTATCAAGTCAGGTAATTGATCGTTAAATTTTGACTACGAATTTTTTAAATCTTAAGGTAAAATACACAAAAGTTTAAAAGTGAGGTATGAAAAAAAATGACTTCAACAGCAACGCCACCTGTAACAAGTGAGTTTATTGAAGAAGTATTACGTGATGCAAAAGAAATTGTATCAGAAGCACGACTAATGCAAGCTTTTGACCAAATGGCTGAAGCAATCACACTAAATTTAAAAGATAAAGAGCCATTATTTTTATGTGTGATGAATGGTGGCTTTATGATGGCGGCAGAAGTTTTAAAGCGTCTAAAATTCCCACTAAAAATGCATTATATTCATGCAACACGTTATAATGATACCTGTTTTGGTTCTCAAATTGAGTGGATACAAAGACCACCAAAAGAAATTGAAGATCGTGAAGTTGTCTTATTAGATGATATTTTAGATGGTGGTATTACTTTGGCTGAAATTAAAAAGCATTGTTTAGCTCAAGGTGCTAAAAGGGTCCACACAGCAGTGATGTTGGATAAAAAAACCAATCGGGAACATGA comes from the bacterium SCSIO 12844 genome and includes:
- the lptF gene encoding LPS export ABC transporter permease LptF, with the protein product MQILRYLNREVVHAMLAVVTILLVLVISNMFIRYLNIAASGGLTGSAVVQLLGIMLPKYIAYLLPVSYFFSILLVYGRLFSNNELTVAFACGMSWLKLLAITFFPVIFLFVIECYLSLSLIPYMLSFKNSVQNTVSSENVLNFLQPGKIMTFNDGKQVIYIEKINTNDNTLHNVFIHQQNDKQSSPQKAVTIIAPSGYQKTDEKGNKYVVLENGYFYQGTPGKDNYQQAKFKTASQFINTGAENTSRYQSYESMSFTNLMKDHSLEAASEFQWRFSFPIALFVTTMIAVALCKVNPRQGRYGRILPAVIVFVAYFNLLSIAKSWLDSGLIPPWIGLWWVHLVFALIALLAILKLNGPIFNYTSPTAKKKMIGH
- the rsmD gene encoding 16S rRNA (guanine(966)-N(2))-methyltransferase RsmD encodes the protein MKNQILRIIGGQWRSRKLNFPSNVQHLRPTADRIRETLFNWLQQDIIGNNCLDVFAGSGALGIEALSRSANACTFIEKSHRAYLQLKKNLKLLNAQNTTCLSGDALKLLAKLDNNYDIIFLDPPFSQDLLAKLLAIIIENKLLKPNGLVYFEIDAQNELKLILDSDHWQLVKNKVSGNVHYGLLKLS
- the lptG gene encoding LPS export ABC transporter permease LptG is translated as MLRLTRYVAKTVLMTTTIVTLSIIAIFIIFTFIAQMGDVGTGNYTTLSAFIYVIYEIPYNLYLILPMGCLLGSLMGLGILANNSELIVMRASGLSIFQISKGVIVASVLLMLFCLLLGAWFGPKYNKEADIYKALASGDSSAALSGNQSLWFKSGNDFIHVNGSFAQHELINITRYNIQNSQVKSITLADNAEFEKSSWKVNNITTTDLSFDQVKTTKQNKAIWKNLIPPKLVNVIGVNPDYLNLIALWEYISFKKQNLEDTNLLELQFWQKIFQPISVIILMLMAVPFVFGPMRSSAMGLKILAGLFLGFVFFIINQFFGPFSEVYNLPALIGAASPSVIFIIVLIFLFIKMRE
- a CDS encoding AEC family transporter; translated protein: MLSVFSTTFVLFFTIFLGMILGKTRIFDTGSDKVLIHFVFYIALPMQLFLSCYKSSLELFNPGYIASYFISMIIIIVITCFISIKFLKTSFAASALNTMSVTQIDGAYFTIPLFMLVFSSAAFAIPLMAIQNVIFFTFTVLIIELTSQNNKLASNTKFNSYTFILKRIIKVITTNPIIVSSILGFVLGATKVPLEKHLIDVLGFLGRTSAPVALFSLGLSCSFSFAHIRNFDESIIVIVLSIMKLILFPIVAVIIGLLFGLDHQLLLALALLTASPTATHNYIIANQYNLKAEIQTFVVVLTTILSFITINIWLFLLQ
- a CDS encoding insulinase family protein; translation: MTFKTTLSSALTLSLLSMTSSYADSAKEITLPEGNPVYEYTLDNGLKIIVKPDHRAPVVLSQIWYRVGSTYEPNGITGISHMLEHMMFKGTATFKPGDIDKLVEENGGQQNAFTSYDYTAYYQYWGKDNLKLSFKIESDRMHQLQLDQQLFNNEKQVVLEERNMRTEDNPIGYAFERHMAAANLSNPRHHPIIGWRGDIEQYQLNDLNNWYKQWYAPNNATLVVIGDVDPESVYKDAKYYFNDIPKSTLPETKTHYVQPASGIQRIEVKRPKVEVPTIIIGYNTPSIKTAEHDWEPYALMVLDSILGGNASSRLQTNLVRKKEVATTVSSEYEPFALNGTQLIVFALPTPNFTLELLEKGILSQIETLKTDRISDTELQRVKVNVLASKIYSIDSLNSQAFLLGSFASIGLNPNQAQNYLKYLLEVTPEQIQQVANKYLTEDNMVVTYLKQKESESP
- a CDS encoding insulinase family protein; translation: MNAIASETKSSQITEQTHQPNIHSWHTENGAKVYFIQSNEVPIVDIQISFQAGSAYDAKQYGLASLTASLLETGVKGMDEDELINQLTLQGAHFSEQSSRDAATFTLRSMSMPEYLTPSIDLFKKILTTPTFPESQFERAKKQHLTSIAIEEQYPDEVAYKALIKALYPEHPYGHPIDGTSESVTEISLKDAINFYHKYYVASNASIAIIGDIDEKTARDISNEIIEGMPKGEQAPAIAEPKALTKSESIHIPFPSNQTTILKGTLSIKKGSDEFFALMVANQILGGDGMTSLLFQNVRKDKGLAYGVHSAIRTMKVKGVFLIEAKTRNDKAYESIETINQVLANFNKQGPTEEQLTLAKRYLIGSFPLSVATNRSKLSLLSVIGFYNLPLNYLNTYIDKVNSLNQSQVKDTFDEIINLDHMITVTVGNIPKHTDKA